Proteins from one Podospora pseudoanserina strain CBS 124.78 chromosome 1, whole genome shotgun sequence genomic window:
- a CDS encoding hypothetical protein (EggNog:ENOG503PHXP), translating into MAGPLLHSFDYKAIPNSKFCLLRKPFLKASRSLTNSARHTLRSLSTRVARRPKMDYHADTTELAALLHTAPKPQMTANYSRPRTDSVNICPHDAPLEGRDSLGSDGSVPGMIEDHDSVVSADDDYQDGIPGTRPGLWDPLWYFGRRGRDRSEHCRSISPTDRSRRQGYAQCSVKIQEDRPTTRGRASSSDSQNEAFPWPIVELCVEQPRPPTAKSVSSRPSYSIFPLAAPQRRPPVSPLRVSSLPRQPGSGTASPCSSLPDSRRPSIDTRMHSSNVQISPPISRPGSSNATTPTLAQYTSTAASSTASIPLLYQMPAPPSTFEASPPISPLDKSLPDPPNWRQSISKRPSIANLRKLSLSKFSTRSSPTLADLVKSHSRSPTDDIPPTPSLLHPPSTSASNQKFFSDLHTRPLPPLPKPTDLLGQAPPPPPNISVFEIDSDSDEDDSDSDSDIDPAGADSGRRKKRSFAKRLMRGFVPHSRKGRSASESAPLTCTPEPESTSSPQAAAPTGRRRAGTVGSIVESLHHHEKLGKPWMRRQKSGEVMSWGRFLSGKRGST; encoded by the coding sequence ATGGCtggcccccttctccactcCTTCGATTACAAGGCTATCCCCAACTCGAAGTTTTGCCTCCTTCGCAAGCCGTTTCTAAAAGCATCACGCTCCCTTACAAATTCTGCTCGGCACACCCTCAGATCACTTTCCACACGTGTGGCACGACGGCCTAAGATGGACTATCATGCGGACACCACCGAGCTTGCCGCTCTTTTACACACTGCTCCAAAGCCCCAGATGACAGCGAACTACTCTCGGCCCCGCACAGATTCTGTCAACATCTGCCCCCACGATGCTCCTCTGGAAGGTCGGGATTCCCTTGGATCTGATGGATCTGTTCCAGGGATGATAGAAGATCACGACTCGGTCGTCTCGGCGGACGACGACTACCAGGATGGGATTCCAGGAACTCGACCCGGGTTGTGGGATCCCTTATGGTATTTCGGACGGCGCGGCCGGGATAGATCGGAGCACTGCCGTTCTATCAGTCCCACTGACAGATCGAGGCGGCAAGGATATGCCCAGTGCTCCGTGAAGATTCAAGAAGATCGACCAACTACGCGCGGCCGAGCATCTAGCTCCGACAGCCAGAACGAGGCTTTTCCTTGGCCCATTGTTGAACTCTGCGTGGAACAACCACGGCCTCCTACCGCAAAATCTGTGTCATCGAGACCGTCTTATTCAATTTTCCCTCTTGCAGCACCTCAACGACGACCTCCGGTTTCTCCGTTGCGCGTTTCGTCTCTTCCACGACAGCCTGGTTCGGGTACGGCATCGCCTTGTTCGTCTCTACCAGATAGCCGGCGGCCCAGCATCGACACCAGAATGCATTCATCCAATGTTCAGATTTCGCCACCGATCAGCCGGCCTGGCTCGTCGAACGCAACGACCCCGACTCTGGCACAGTACACTTCCACAGCAGCCAGCTCAACAGCCTCGATCCCATTGCTCTATCAAATGCCAGCACCGCCATCCACCTTTgaagcatcaccaccgatATCTCCTCTGGACAAGTCTCTTCCTGATCCTCCTAACTGGAGGCAGTCTATCAGCAAACGTCCTTCTATTGCTAACCTTCGCAAACTCTCACTGTCCAAGTTTTCCACTCGCTCATCACCCACCTTGGCGGACTTGGTAAAGTCACATTCTCGATCTCCAACGGACGACattcctcccaccccaagTCTGCTACACCCACCCAGCACCTCGGCCTCGAATCAGAAATTCTTCTCAGACTTGCACACCCGTCCTttacccccccttcccaaacccaccgATCTGTTAGGACAagctccgcctccaccaccaaataTTTCTGTCTTCGAAATCGACTCCGActctgacgaggacgacTCGGATTCAGACTCGGACATTGACCCAGCAGGTGCCGACTccgggagaaggaagaagaggagttTTGCcaagaggttgatgagggggtttgtCCCACACagcaggaaggggaggagtgCGAGTGAGAGTGCGCCTTTGACCTGTACTCCAGAGCCCGaatcaacatcatcacctcaaGCGGCGGCTCCtacggggaggaggagggccggGACAGTAGGGAGTATTGTTGAGTCTCTGCATCATCACGAGAAGCTAGGGAAGccgtggatgaggaggcagaagagcggggaggtgatgagctGGGGGAGGTTCTTgagtgggaagagggggtctACTTGA